Proteins encoded in a region of the Planococcus citri chromosome 1, ihPlaCitr1.1, whole genome shotgun sequence genome:
- the LOC135832893 gene encoding uncharacterized protein LOC135832893: MDEELFNKVVTEVSSFYRAITTPFLNRMSDHDRENAVLWSQKIMDLKNYDSLTKYLTYLTFMIINGRLVTPFDTDPNTSQIPPLPVHVGEAKMLDFIEKVVAQCQSVQNNQSSQHSTSGEISAALSNDEMAFISTQPTPGVGIRMYLATSAQPFAMWSKAENAPQATKYSLPAREVIDRGLAVAKEKFYSYLEEIEKLNKRNESSGGAGVNANCVKCQKPVSVGNVSTLDTSKSTLDGTISDINYDFGSLNDTSNRSEPTNGSRIPRQVQEETLDSTHASSNDRSACQNEVAGPSGANASTATIPPKVGKYGGYRTRPCEPLNEEDRRREAEIDEKYERWFGEPQYNKYREEIRGFLRGGTKIDAIRRAVHSHIRQQHVPGRELPLYAYDSEDESVHREIRIIHLRTRYLDVLGREYGIVDEAELYYLVGLMGLSEKNMEKARELIKYAEEGLIDENFRQKFHSVEGRTMCRLIPIIEEILQSTRRSANTSQSSIPVASQSASSSTQANKTSGRPNTSQHRSMRSMPPTSVMDNHSDSVRDDSSDHSNRSNIENEPEPEFFQRVEQLDDTQNSNEQQNPTNSTQNSSNEDQSEQEPDGRVYPHCPKENCD; encoded by the exons atggaCGAAGAGTTATTTAATAAAGTTGTCACCGAAGTTTCCAGTTTCTATCGAGCAATTACAACACCATTTTTGAATCGAATGTCCGATCatg ATAGAGAAAACGCAGTATTATGGAGTCAAAAAATAATGGATTTAAAGAACTACGATTCGTTGACGAAGTATCTGACATATTTAACTTTCATGATTATAAACGGACGACTGGTCACACCTTTCGATACAGATCCGAATACTTCGCAAATTCCACCTCTTCCAGTACACGTTGGA GAAGCCAAGATGTTGGATTTCATCGAAAAAGTCGTAGCTCAATGTCAATCGGTACAAAACAACCAAAGCTCGCAGCATTCAACCTCTGGTGAAATTTCGGCAGCTCTCTCTAACGATGAAATGGCTTTCATATCGACGCAGCCGACTCCGGGAGTAGGTATTCGAATGTACCTAGCTACATCAGCTCAGCCTTTCGCAATGTGGTCGAAAGCCGAAAATGCTCCTCAAGCCACCAAATACAGTCTACCAGCCAGAGAAGTAATCGATCGAGGATTAGCAGTAGCCAAGGAAAAATTCTACTC GTATTTAGAAGAAATCGAGAAGCTCAATAAGCGAAACGAATCCTCAGGGGGTGCTGGAGTAAACGCAAACTGCGTAAAATGCCAGAAGCCTGTTTCCGTCGGTAATGTATCTACTCTAGACACCAGTAAATCTACTCTGGATGGAACTATATCTGATATTAATTATGATTTTGGAAGCTTAAACGATACCTCGAATCGATCCGAACCAACAAATGGCTCCAGAATACCTCGACAAGTGCAGGAAGAGACGCTAGATAGTACTCATGCCTCATCCAATGATCGATCTGCCTGTCAAAATGAGGTCGCTggaccttctggagcaaatgctag cACCGCGACAATTCCTCCAAAAGTTGGCAAATACGGCGGTTACAGAACTCG GCCATGCGAACCTTTGAACGAAGAAGACAGGAGACGAGAGGCGGAAATAGACGAGAAATACGAACGTTGGTTCGGCGAGCCGCAATACAACAAGTATCGAGAAGAAATCAGAGGATTTCTCAGGGGTGGCACGAAAATAGACGCTATCAG acGAGCGGTTCATTCGCATATCAGACAACAACACGTACCAGGTCGAGAATTACCTCTTTACGCTTACGATTCAGAAGATGAATCAGTTCATCGTGAGATACGTATCATTCATCTTCGAACGAGATATCTGGACGTACTAGGAAG AGAATACGGAATCGTAGACGAAGCCGAACTTTATTACCTCGTCGGACTAATGGGCTTAAGCGAAAAGAACATGGAAAAGGCCAGAGAACTAATTAAATACGCCGAGGAAGGTCTAATCGACGAAAATTTCAGACAGAAATTCCATTCGGTTGAAGGTCGAACGATGTGTAGACTTATTCCAATCATCGAAGAGATACTACAATCGACTCGTAGATCAGCGAATACGTCTCAATCGTCGATTCCTGTTGCATCTCAATCGGCATCTTCATCTACACAGGCTAATAAGACTTCCGGAAGACCAAACACATCTCAACATCGTAGTATGAGATCTATGCCTCCAACTTCTGTCATGGATAATCATTCTGATAGCGTACGTGACGATTCATCAGATCATTCGAATCGATCGAATATCGAAAACGAACCGGAgccggaattttttcaaagggttGAACAACTCGATGATACCCAAAATTCAAACGAACAACAAAATCCAACGAATTCTACACAAAACTCATCGAATGAAGATCAATCTGAACAGGAACCAGATGGAAGGGTTTATCCTCATTGTCCTAAAGAAAACTGTGATTAA